The DNA segment ATATGACCATAATAACCCTACTATAtgtgaaatttgaaatttgtgcaactcaaaataatatgattttttttttctactcaagTGAACCTACTCTTGAAACTCTACACCATTTTAGATAATTTTTATAGTTGGACCTTAAATTTTGTCCCTATTTCACTAccatcatttaattttaatttattattaaaaatttttaaattttaattttattttataaaaatctttCTAACTTGCTATagcaaattttaatattaaaaaaataatgtaattatctttttatctcattttttttcatactcaaaatttttttttttgttttaatcagAATATGGACTTATTGCAAAAATACTAATGCCATTACAATATTTGCTTTTTGAAAAGATTTATGATTTACCTTCCATGGGAAAATGTTAAAATTGCATTTGTAAATGTTATAATGTAATTTAGAGAAATTCTTTAATCTAAAAGTCTACATATTAGAgagattttttattaaataaaattaaaatctgaaaattttttaGTAACAAATTATAAGATAAAGTTTAGAGATAGACTATAAAAATTACCCAATTTATCCTATAGTTGAACCTATACATAACGTGATTAACAAATCATTCGCCCAATTATTTGCCATAGTTATGTATACATGTGATTTAACTATAATTATTGACAGGATTTAACTACGTTGCTAAGTCAACgtctaaatttcatttttaaaaaatgaaaataaaagatCATTGGCTGTTCAATGAGAATGCTTTTCTATAAATGGCCATGTTTTGATCCTTATAACGACCATAAGCAGGCCTTGTCTTCAAATTCTCAAAGAAATGGCAGCGCAAGTAGAGCATTTGGCAAGCAACATGGAGCAAGAGATTTCTCGTCCATTGGCTTACTTCCCCCCTACCGTGTGGGGCTGTGACTTTGCTTCACTTCCTCTGTTTAAATCCGTAAGCCAACATTCaaacttttctttttctgtttAATTGCATGTAATATAGATAACTTGTAATTCTTGataatcgaaattataattaattataattacagcTGATTGACTCGAAAACTATATTTCTCAACCTTAATGCAGGAAATTGAATCATATACTAAAAAGGTGGAGGTGCTAAAAGAAAAGGTCAAGGACATGCTAATGTCTTCAAAGAAAGATTTGATCAAGAATATTGAGTTTATCAATTTATTATGTCGTCTTGGTATATCATATCATTTTGAAAATGAAATCGCAGAACAACTGAATCACATTTTTAATGCCGTCCACGATGATATTAACGATGACTATGATCTCTATAATGTCGCGCTTTTGTTTCGAGTTTTAAGACAGTATGGATATAAAATATCTTGCAGTAAGTGGCTATTTATGATAAAAATTTGTTGTATTTTATATGTTTTATATTACATCTTACAACTTAGGTCCATTTAGGCAAGAAAAATATctccatatataaatatatattattgctTAATAAAGGTCAATTGTCAAAAGGAAAGACGCAAGAAATAATGTGACCTACTAATTAATAAAGATGGTTGTATGAAGTGGGTGGTGTTGTGATTTGTGAATCAGATGTGTTCAAGAAATTCAAGGACAGTGATGGGAAGTTCAATAAAGCCATATCCAATGACGTAAAAGGAATTCTTAGCCTTTACGAAGCGAGCTTTGTGAGTATGCGTGGAGAAGATATTCTAGATGAAGCAATTGCTTTTGCAAGGCCAATCTTGGAGTCTCTGGCTATGCAATCAAGCCCACATCTCGCAAAACACATAAATGATGCCTTAAGCATGCCTTTTCACAGAGGCCTGCCACGAGTAGAGGCTAGGAAATTCATCGATTTCTACGAAGAAGAGGAGTCTCACAATGAAACTTTACTTAAGTTTGCCAAGTTAGATTATAATCGAGTGCAGTTACTGCACAAGCAAGAGCTAGGTGTTGTCTCCAGGTACACCTTGTTTGAGAGATCAGAGGGATATATTTTTTATGTGCATATGATATTTACATTTGATATTgttatttaattgtgtgtttgatcaggtGGTGGAAAGAATTGGATCTTGCAAAGGGTCTTCCTTATGTAAGAGACAGAATTGCCGAGGGATTTTTCCAATCAGCTGGAGTTCAATTTGAGCCTGACTTCGCTCTTTCTCGCATACTTTTAACAAAGTGTATTCAGATACTGGCATTGGTAGATGATACATACGATTCGTATGGTACACTTCAAGAACTACAATGCTTTACAGATGCACTGGAGAGGTTTCACATCCTTGCCACCTAATTATTAACCTCTTGTATTGTTCATTATGTGTATCAAATTCCTCCTCTGAATCATATTGTCTCTCATTTCCATTTCACAATTCCCAGGGGCAACTCTGATCAGCTACCTGCAGATTATCTGAAGATTCTTTACAAGGCGGTCTTAGATTTTTTTGAGGAATTGGGGGATGACGAAGGCAATGAAGGAAGATCCTATTGTATCAATTATACAAAGGAGAGAGTAAGAACTATATCTAGCGCCATGATTTTTGCTATCAAAATACAATTAATTAATCTACGAATACGAActgattttcttttcctttttctttttcttgttaaaTATATGCATGGATTAGTACAAAGAAGTGGTGAGATCTTATCTTGTGGAGGCACAGTGGTTTTATGATGGCCATTTGCGACCATTCAATGAGTACATGCATAATGCATTAATCTCATCCTGTTTTTCCCTACTTCCGCCAGTAGTCTTCCTTGGAGTGGAAAAACTTGCAGGGGTTAAGGAGTTTAAATGGCTAGAAACTAACCCAAAACTTGTTGAAGCTTCCAAATTCTTTGGCCGTTTACTAAATGACATGGTGGCCCGCAAAGATGAAGAAAAGGAAGGACACTGTTTAGCTGGAAATTGCTACATGAAAGAATATGGTGTCTCAAAAGAGAATGCGATGGAAGAGCTTCGAATGATGTGTGACAATGCATGGAAGGATATGAATGAGGAGTCCATGAGGCCAACTGCTGTCCCAATGCCTCTTATCACGAGCATAGTAAACCTTGCTCGTATGATGGAAGTTGTTTTCCAGTACGATGATGGATACACCATCGCCTCAAGCTTGAAGGACCATGTCACCTTAATGTTCGTGGAACCAATACCTGAAGACTGAGATATGTGTGCTTTCTATGTTGTTTCTTGCTTTTGTTTCCTTCTTATGTAGGTGCTATATATAGAAAGTGCAATAGTAGGCACAACAATAAAATAAATCTGCGCCTTGTCTCAGTCCAAGAAGATGAAATTTCTTGGCGGAAAATAATTATGTGTCTCTTTCTTACTGTAGTTTATATGCTTGTGGTGAATGAATTCCtcctataataaaataaaaaaatcttgTGCATATCTTTCTTAGGAACTAATTTTGTATTTCAGTCACACTCAATAATTTGTCCATAAATATATATGATTCTAATAACGAGTGAATTTTTGAATTGGAAGGTGGATTGATATCTCTatgaatttatattattaaaaaaaaataataataaaagtaagTTTCACAATAAATAAGCTTTGATATTTTTTCATAATAGGtgatagattaaaaaaaattgacaCAGAGATAATGTGtttcaaaattaaaacaaaaataaatcaattttctAGATTATATTAAATGGCAATCTCATTATATGTTAGTTAGTTTATTTGATTATAAAAAGAATTATGtaatgaaataataatttatcatcATTATCACCTTTTGACAGCCAACAACACTATTGCACAAAAAATTATTGCCATGCTCACTATTGTAATTGCCATCATCATCGCCACCATTCAATCATTATTGCGATCATTATCACTTAATTATattatgataaattaaaaaaaaaatatttgattcATATACAAAATAGATTTCTTTTCACACCTTTTAGTATATGTTTCTTTTTGAATAAATTAATCTtaaaatgtgattttttttttttttaattccaagTCTCCAGTGTtagtagaaaaataaaagaaattatttaAAGCCAAAATGTTCATTTTGTACCTCTCCGTTTAATGGGCCGGGCAAGTTTGCAGCTTTTCTGttcctgcttttttttttttaatttataatccaTTTTTGCTTATTTTATAGAATTATGCAATATTATGtgcaatttatgaaatttatagaATAttcaaagaataaaaaaaaaactcaataaaATAAGTCCAAATCAAcaaataaatcaaaattgatttgatttgttaattcaatattatttatttaattttttaattattttttattcattcgATTTGAAATTAAATGAAGCGGTTGTATAACCTTAATTATATAAGGTATTGAATGCTACTGATGAGGACatatgtagaaattttttttggtttaatatataaaaaatgaataataaaatattattaaaaatattaactaatgtcatatattaatttatcacatataCAAATATATTATTTTGTCTTGGGaaagttaattattaaaataaattacaattaaattttataagtaaataaacttttaaatgcacaaaatatttttttattttaattaattttaaatttaataaaaaaaaagttcaaTGACTAAATTTGTGagattcaatatatatatatacacgtagaaagaatattttttaaaaatgggAGACCAATTGACCCCTCGTTTTATGCTTTCAATCCGCCACTACCACTAATAATATAATATAGTTTCAATTTACCTAAGCAATAAGTATATGGGTCATATTGTCTAGTCCAACTTAATTCAGTAAATGAAGACACATAACTCATTTGGCAAAGAATGTATCTAATTAAAATAGACTCGAGCTCATGTGAAAACGAGTTTAATAACTGTTAgatcaaatatttatattaatatttata comes from the Hevea brasiliensis isolate MT/VB/25A 57/8 chromosome 5, ASM3005281v1, whole genome shotgun sequence genome and includes:
- the LOC110642268 gene encoding probable terpene synthase 6, which codes for MAAQVEHLASNMEQEISRPLAYFPPTVWGCDFASLPLFKSEIESYTKKVEVLKEKVKDMLMSSKKDLIKNIEFINLLCRLGISYHFENEIAEQLNHIFNAVHDDINDDYDLYNVALLFRVLRQYGYKISCNVFKKFKDSDGKFNKAISNDVKGILSLYEASFVSMRGEDILDEAIAFARPILESLAMQSSPHLAKHINDALSMPFHRGLPRVEARKFIDFYEEEESHNETLLKFAKLDYNRVQLLHKQELGVVSRWWKELDLAKGLPYVRDRIAEGFFQSAGVQFEPDFALSRILLTKCIQILALVDDTYDSYGTLQELQCFTDALERGNSDQLPADYLKILYKAVLDFFEELGDDEGNEGRSYCINYTKERYKEVVRSYLVEAQWFYDGHLRPFNEYMHNALISSCFSLLPPVVFLGVEKLAGVKEFKWLETNPKLVEASKFFGRLLNDMVARKDEEKEGHCLAGNCYMKEYGVSKENAMEELRMMCDNAWKDMNEESMRPTAVPMPLITSIVNLARMMEVVFQYDDGYTIASSLKDHVTLMFVEPIPED